The Dioscorea cayenensis subsp. rotundata cultivar TDr96_F1 chromosome 7, TDr96_F1_v2_PseudoChromosome.rev07_lg8_w22 25.fasta, whole genome shotgun sequence genome includes a region encoding these proteins:
- the LOC120265690 gene encoding alpha-ketoglutarate-dependent dioxygenase alkB homolog 6-like isoform X2, protein MMEFADDKPSDQQELKIKDYVVGDLATLIYIPNFITDSEQSQLLRHIYEVPTSKWKNLKNRRLQNWGGVVHEKGLLPQELPAWLKKVTGRIHQCTGLFPSELNHVLINEYLPDQGIMPHQDGLAYFPVVAILSLKSPVVIDFTPHPRLRECASKESSGEELTIQSKAEEAEHDERDDGLLNTQKDSISPCSLLLMPCSLLIFKDQAYSGCKCFGVHETTKTRTLFELGS, encoded by the exons ATGATGGAGTTTGCCGATGATAAACCTAGTGATCAACAAGAATTGAAAATCAAGGACTATGTTGTGGGTGATCTTGCTACTTTGATCTACATCCCAAACTTCATCACTGACTCTGAGCAATCCCAACTTCTCCGCCAT ATTTACGAGGTACCAACATCCAAGTGgaaaaacctgaaaaataggaggttGCAGAACTGGG GAGGAGTTGTTCATGAAAAGGGACTCTTGCCAcaagagt TGCCTGCTTGGTTGAAAAAGGTCACTGGGCGCATTCATCAGTGTACTGGCTTGTTTCCATCAGAACTCAACCATGTACTCATCAACGAATATCTTCCGGATCAGGGCATTATG CCGCACCAAGATGGTCTTGCCTATTTTCCTGTTGTTGCAATATTATCTCTCAAGTCACCTGTTGTGATTGATTTTACTCCACATCCAAGATTAAGAGAATGTGCAAGTAAAGAATCTTCAGGTGAAGAGTTAACAATTCAGAGCAAAGCAGAGGAAGCGGAACATGATGAGCGAGATGATGGATTGTTAAACACACAGAAGGACAGCATATCTCCTTGCTCACTTCTTCTGATGCCATGCAGTTTGTTGATATTCAAAGATCAGGCATATTCTG GTTGTAAATGTTTTGGAGTGCATGAAACTACAAAAACAAGAACCCTTTTTGAGCTTGGAAGCTGA
- the LOC120265690 gene encoding alpha-ketoglutarate-dependent dioxygenase alkB homolog 6-like isoform X1 yields MMEFADDKPSDQQELKIKDYVVGDLATLIYIPNFITDSEQSQLLRHIYEVPTSKWKNLKNRRLQNWGGVVHEKGLLPQELPAWLKKVTGRIHQCTGLFPSELNHVLINEYLPDQGIMPHQDGLAYFPVVAILSLKSPVVIDFTPHPRLRECASKESSGEELTIQSKAEEAEHDERDDGLLNTQKDSISPCSLLLMPCSLLIFKDQAYSDYLHGIQDTKLHRLDKVVNVLECMKLQKQEPFLSLEAESNHVIDETCFKRIDTRVSLTCRLVLKVHKNLFKF; encoded by the exons ATGATGGAGTTTGCCGATGATAAACCTAGTGATCAACAAGAATTGAAAATCAAGGACTATGTTGTGGGTGATCTTGCTACTTTGATCTACATCCCAAACTTCATCACTGACTCTGAGCAATCCCAACTTCTCCGCCAT ATTTACGAGGTACCAACATCCAAGTGgaaaaacctgaaaaataggaggttGCAGAACTGGG GAGGAGTTGTTCATGAAAAGGGACTCTTGCCAcaagagt TGCCTGCTTGGTTGAAAAAGGTCACTGGGCGCATTCATCAGTGTACTGGCTTGTTTCCATCAGAACTCAACCATGTACTCATCAACGAATATCTTCCGGATCAGGGCATTATG CCGCACCAAGATGGTCTTGCCTATTTTCCTGTTGTTGCAATATTATCTCTCAAGTCACCTGTTGTGATTGATTTTACTCCACATCCAAGATTAAGAGAATGTGCAAGTAAAGAATCTTCAGGTGAAGAGTTAACAATTCAGAGCAAAGCAGAGGAAGCGGAACATGATGAGCGAGATGATGGATTGTTAAACACACAGAAGGACAGCATATCTCCTTGCTCACTTCTTCTGATGCCATGCAGTTTGTTGATATTCAAAGATCAGGCATATTCTG ATTACTTGCATGGCATACAAGATACTAAACTTCATAGATTAGATAAG GTTGTAAATGTTTTGGAGTGCATGAAACTACAAAAACAAGAACCCTTTTTGAGCTTGGAAGCTGAGTCTAACCATGTCATAGATGAAACCTGCTTTAAACGAATTGATACTAGAGTTTCATTAACATGTCGTTTGGTGCTGAAAGTTCACAAGAACCTGTTCAAGTTCTAA